The proteins below come from a single Mycolicibacterium sp. TY81 genomic window:
- a CDS encoding MspA family porin produces MLNRLATLAAAAGVLLSATVTPLALADPVDPAGFDGPPPDNGVVASDEPARITSPDGWVLEVVAKNETQLPVAPLTTAVSSREYLVGGTFTGTVTGNGKTKLNGGTLEAGYQIGCGIELGQVRLIGQIGLSTSGSTLAGLIPTGVSMPMSGTLEIHAKPGTVTQVPVDKKTFKSAPVRVTLKDTHIKIDGCVGQSFLRSYAVLTSSTTDTDDIVAYYGITKSV; encoded by the coding sequence ATGTTGAACCGACTTGCCACATTGGCTGCCGCAGCGGGCGTGCTGCTGTCGGCGACCGTTACGCCGCTCGCCCTGGCCGACCCGGTCGATCCCGCCGGCTTCGACGGCCCGCCGCCGGACAACGGCGTCGTGGCCTCCGACGAGCCGGCCCGCATCACCAGCCCGGACGGGTGGGTCCTCGAGGTCGTGGCCAAGAACGAGACCCAGCTGCCCGTCGCCCCGCTGACCACCGCGGTCAGCTCCCGCGAATACCTGGTGGGCGGCACGTTCACCGGCACGGTCACCGGCAACGGCAAGACCAAGCTGAACGGCGGCACGCTGGAGGCCGGCTACCAGATCGGTTGCGGCATCGAGCTCGGCCAGGTGCGTCTGATCGGCCAGATCGGTCTGAGCACCTCGGGCTCCACCCTGGCCGGCCTGATCCCGACCGGTGTCAGCATGCCGATGTCGGGCACCCTGGAAATCCACGCCAAGCCGGGCACCGTGACCCAGGTGCCGGTCGACAAGAAGACCTTCAAGTCGGCTCCGGTCCGCGTGACGCTCAAGGACACCCACATCAAGATCGACGGTTGCGTCGGCCAGTCCTTCCTGCGGTCGTACGCGGTGCTGACCAGCTCCACCACCGACACTGACGACATCGTGGCCTACTACGGCATCACCAAGTCGGTCTGA
- a CDS encoding MspA family porin — translation MSNRYAMLAALCVVLPVGTAPLALADPPADPAVQPAGNPAPPPPGEGAVPSGPAGVLDTPDGWHIEVTGSNETQLPVAPLTTAISSREYWVAGTFTGKITGGGKTKLAGGTLEAGEQIGCGIISDEAEINPGISFTPGIKIPFAGTDPSLGTGISLQGKVYLKPGTVTTVAIDKKSFKGTTARVTITGVRIKTDQCAGQSFIRSYATLTSSTDNTDDVITYLGVTKSV, via the coding sequence ATGTCGAACCGTTATGCCATGTTGGCAGCCCTTTGCGTGGTGCTCCCGGTCGGCACCGCGCCGCTGGCACTCGCTGACCCTCCCGCCGATCCGGCTGTGCAGCCGGCCGGCAACCCGGCCCCGCCGCCTCCGGGCGAGGGCGCCGTGCCGTCGGGCCCCGCCGGCGTTCTGGACACCCCGGACGGCTGGCACATCGAGGTCACCGGCAGCAACGAGACCCAGCTGCCCGTCGCGCCCCTGACCACCGCGATCTCCTCGCGTGAGTACTGGGTCGCCGGTACCTTCACCGGCAAGATCACCGGTGGCGGAAAGACCAAACTGGCTGGTGGAACGCTGGAAGCCGGCGAGCAGATCGGCTGCGGCATCATCTCCGACGAGGCCGAGATCAACCCCGGTATCAGCTTCACGCCGGGTATCAAGATCCCGTTCGCGGGCACTGACCCCAGCCTCGGTACCGGCATCAGCCTCCAGGGCAAGGTCTACCTGAAGCCCGGCACGGTGACCACGGTCGCGATCGACAAGAAGTCGTTCAAGGGCACCACCGCCCGCGTGACCATCACGGGCGTCCGGATCAAGACCGATCAGTGCGCCGGTCAGTCCTTCATCCGGTCGTACGCCACCTTGACCAGCTCGACCGACAACACCGACGACGTCATCACCTACCTGGGTGTGACGAAGTCCGTCTGA